TCGTACGCTTCAACCTTGGGCTCGGGCGCGGGACGTACTGTTTTGGGAGCCGGTTGGGTAAGAGGCGACGTGCGTGGCAGGTGCATAGGCAATGTTGCGGGTACGGGTTGGGCGGCTTCGGCCTGCCAGCGGGCCACATCCTCAGCGGTGAATTTCGTCCACACGCCTTCCCGAAAGCAAGCTAGGCACAGGCCGAGTAACGCAAATAGCACACCGTACATCATGGTAACGCAGTTCGTGGAAAGGGCCTGGGGTCACAGACGAGGCCATTTACCCGCGTAGCTTCCTAAATGTTGCGGTTGATGGGTTACGGTTTGGTTACCAGGAGCCAATGCGCGGGTGCACAAGCTGGAGGGGTAAGGACGGGCAGCGGGTTGAAGCTTAAACAAGAGATGAAACGAGCGAACCACTTGGTTCGCTCGTGGTGGGTTGGGAAAAAGGATTGGTTTTGCCCTCAGCATTGGTGCTCGCTGAGCAAGCGCTGCAGGTCGGACAGGCGGCGCTCGACCTGGGTTAGCAGGTCGGCGGGCACGGGGATTTGGACGCCGTGGCGGGTGAAGAGGTAGCGCACCAGGGCGGTGAGCTCGCGCAGCTCTTCCTGGAGCTGGGCGCGGGTGTTTTCCCATTGCGCGGCCCCGTCCAGGGGCTGGGCCAGGCAGGCCAGGCGCAGGGCAATGGCCTGGCTGACGAGGGCGGCCAGCAGGTCGAGCACCCGCTGTTCGTCGGCGGTGAAGGTGCGGGGCCGGCGGTCGATGATGCAGAGCGTGCCCAAGGGGCGCTGGTCGGGCAGGCGCAGCAGGGCCCCGGCGTAGAAGCGCAGCTCGTTGCCTTCGGCGGCGTGCAGGGCCTCCAGGGGCACGGAGGCGCTGGTTTCGAGGGCCAGGTCGTGGTAGACCACGGCGCGGGCTTTCTCGATGGCGGTGGCGCAGAGGGCTTCCACGCGGGGCTGCCGGGCGTTGCCGGGCATGCCGTAGTTGACGGGGTAAAGCACCTCGTCTTCCTCGACCACGCTAATGAGCGAGATGGGCAGGCTGAACACCTGGGCGGTGAGGGCCACGAACTCGTCGAACACGGGCTCGATGAGGGTGGGCAAGACGTGGTGGGCGCGCAAGCTGCGCAGGCGCTCGGGCTCGTCGTCGGGCAACAGGGAAGCAGGGGTCGCGGACATGGCGTGTTCAGGTATCGAACCAGTGAATGGTGAACGTGGTGCCTTCGCCCACTGTGCTGGCGACCTCCAGGTGGCCGCCGCGGCTGGCCACCACGCGCTGCACCAGGTACATGCCCACGCCGGCCCCGGCAATGGCGGGGTGCTGGCGCTCGAAGGGCTGGAACAGGGGACCGGCGCGGTCGGGCAACACCATGCCGAGGCCGTTGTCCTGCACGACCAGCGTGGGGCGGCCGGGGGCCGGCAGGGTGCTGCGCACGAGGATGTGCGGCGGCCGGTCGGGGTGGGCGAACTTGAGGGCGTTGCTGAGCAGGTTGTGCAGGATGGAGCGCAGGTTGGCCCGGCCGTAGGTGAGCTCGGGGGCAGCGGCGAAGTCCAACTCGAAGGTGGCCCCGCTTTCCTGCACCTGCGTGCGCAGGCCGAGCAGCACTTCCTCGGCTACGGTGCGCAGGTCGAGCGGCTCGGCGGGGGCCGAGAGGCCGCGCTGCTCCTGCACGGTGGCGGCCAGCTCCTGCAGGGTGTCGTCGAGCTGGCCCAGGGCATCCTCCACCATGGTCAGGATGGGGGCCTCGTCGGGGTCGGCGAAGGAAGCCGTGCGGCGCAGCTCGTCGAACAAGCCGCGCAGGTTGAGCAGGGGCTGCTTGAGGTCGTGCGAGGCGGTGTACACGAAGGTGTCGAGGTCGCGGTTGGTGCGGGCCAGCTCGTCGTACTGGGTTTGCAGCGCGTCGCGCAGGCGGTGCTGGTCGTCCATGTCGGTGCAGGCCCCGAACCAGCGGGGGCCGCGCTCGTCGGCCCGCTGGCGGGCGCGCAGCAGGTGCCAGCGGTAGCGGCCGTCGTGGCGGCGCAGGCGGTAGAGGCCTTCGTAGGGCTGGCCGGTGGCCACGCTGTGCACCCACCCCCGGGCAGCGCCCACTTGCTCGTCGGGGTGGATGAGGGCCACCCACCCCGTGGGGCCGAGTTCCTCGGCGCTCAGGCCGGTGTAGTCGGCGGTGTGCTGGTTGTAGTAGTCGATGAGGCCCTGGGCCGTGGCCGTCCAGATGAGCTCGGGGATGCTGTCGGCCAGAAAGCGCAGCTCGGCCTCGCCGCGGCGCAGGGCCTCGGTGAGTTCGCGCTGGTCGTGAATTTCCGTAAGGGCGCCGTGCCAGAACACGGGCTGGCCGGGGGCGTGCAGCTCGGGCAGGCCGCGGCTCAGCACCCAGCGGTACTGCCCGTCGTGCCGGCGCAGGCGGTACTCGTAGCTCCAGCCGGTGCCGGCGGTGCGGGCCGTTTCGGACTGGTAGAGCACCCGCAGGCGGTCGTCGGGGTGAATGAGCAGGGGCCAGATGGCGTTGAGGTCGGCCGTGACGGGCTGGCCGGTGAAGTAGTACCACTGCGGGCTCACGTATTCGAAGTGGCCGGCCGCGTCCACGGTGAAGGTGATTTGAGGCACGGTTTCGGTGAGCACCCGCAGGCGGGTGTCGAGGCGGCGGGTTTCGATGGCCAGCTCGTGGGCCCGCTGGCGGGCCTGCTCCTGCTCGGTGACGTCGACGGCGAAGAGCAGCAGGCCGCTGGCGGTCTGGTCGTCCTCGCTCACGGGCTCAAGGGTCAGGTCGTAGTAGCGCAGCACCGTGCCCGCGTCGGCGGTGGACGAGGGCAGGCCGTAGGCCCGGGCCACGAAGGGGCGGCCGGAGCGGTACACCTGCTGCATCACCTCCACCAGGTCGGGCGGCACGGGGCCCGGCTGGGCCAGCAGGGGCTGGTTGGGGGCCACGGGGGCACCGAGCAGGGTTTCCAGGGCCCCGTTGGCGAAGCCCACGCGCAGCTCGGGGCCGAGCAGGGTGGCCACGCCGGCGGGCAGGCGCCGCAGCACGTGGGGCAGGTGGGTGGGCTCAAGCATGCAGCGTTTCCACTTCGGCGGGGAGGGCGTCGGGGCCGAACACGGCCACGCGCACCAGGTCGAGGAGCAGCGCGTCGGCGATGGCCAGCGTGGGCGGCAGGGCGGGCACGCGGGTGGGCTCCAGGAACCCGGCCAGCTGGTCGAAGCTGGCGGGCTGGAGCGGGTGGAAAGCCATGGACCACGCCGGGAAGCTGCGGGCCGCAATGGGCTTGTGCACGAGCTTGTGCACGTCGGAGTGGCGGCCGTCCTGGGCAATGCGAGCGTAGAGGGCCTCCACCACCTCGGCTTCGCCTTCGATGAGCTGGGCGATGTGGCCGTGGCTGTAGAAGAGGATGCCGGTGATGCCGAGGCGGGCGTTGTTGCGGTGGCACTGGTCGAGCAGGTGCTGCAGGTCGGCGTCGGAGAGCGGGTGTACGGCCCGGCTCAGGTAAACAAGGTGAATCATGCGGCGGGGCGGTATGAGGCCGGGCGGTAACGGAACAAATTTAAAAGGAACGCCCCATATAGGGCCGAGGCGCGGGGATGCGGGCCACTGCTGACGGCCCGGCGGCAACGGGTGGGCCGCGTGGAATAAAGTTGGCCGGTTGGCGCGGCTAGCGCTCCTGGTTGGCGCGGCCGAAGTGCTCCTGCACCACCTGGGCGATTTTCTCGGCGGTGAGGGGCTTGGTGAGGAAGCCGGCCACGGGCAGCGCGTCGGCGCGCGCCACGTCGGCGGGGTGCAGCGAGGTGGTGAGCATGATGATGACGATGGCCTGCTGCCGGGCCAGCGGCAGCTGCTGGTAGGCGGCAAGAAAGTCGAAGCCGTTGAGGACGGGCATGTTGACGTCGAGGAAAATCAGGTCCGGGCAGGCGGGCGCCACGGGGTCGGTGCAGGAAGTGGCCAGCACGTGCAAGGCTTCCTGGCCGTTGAGGGCCTCGCGCACCTGGCCGGTGACGGCCAGGCGCTGGAGCAGCTTGCGGTTGAGGTAGTTGGTGGCGGGGTCGTCGTCGACGAGCAGGGTGCAGCGGATGGGCGTTGGGGACATACAGCGGGCAGCCGTTACGGATTAGCGGGGAAACCAGACAGCGAAGGCGGTGCCCTCCCCGACCCGGCTGTGTACTGTGATTTGGCCGCCCGCGTTTTCCACCATGCGCTTGACCATGTACAGCCCGAGGCCGGAGCCCTCGACGTGGGTGTGCAGGCGCTGAAACATGGCGAAGACCTGCTCCTCGCGGGCCAGGTCGAGGCCCAAGCCATTGTCTTCGACTTCGAGCACCACGAACGCCTCTTCCAGGCGGGTGCGGACCTGCACCAGGGGCGCACGCTCGGGGTGGCGGTACTTGAGGGCGTTGCTGAGCAGGTTGAACACCACCGAGCGCAGGTTTTTTTCCGAGAACCGCAGCGGGGGGCAGTGCTGCACGTCGACTTGGAGTTGGCCGCCGGTTTGACGCAGCAGCGGGGCCAGGTCGAGGCGCACGTCGTCGAGAACCGGGGCCAGGGCCACCTGCGCGGTGGGGGGGTCGTGCTCCTTTTGCAGCTTGGACACCTCGGTGAGGTGGTCGATGGTGCGCTTGAAACGGTCGACGGCCCCTTGCATCAGGTTCAGGATGTGGGCCACTTCGCCGGTGGGCGCGGGTTCGGGCAGCTCGTGGCGGAGGGTGTCGAGCAGGCCCTCGATGTTGGTGATGGGGGCCTTGAGGTCGTGCGAGGCCGTGTAAATAAAGTTGTCGAGGTCGACGTTGGTGCGGGTGAGCTGCTGGTTGGCGGCGGCCAGCTCCTGGGCCGCGGCCTGGGCCTGGCGGGCGCTGCGCTCCACGGCCTGGCGGGCCTCCACCTGCTCGGTGATGTCGGACACGAGGGTGTAGAAGCCCGCCACTGCGCCGGCCGGCCCGTCGGGGATGAAGATGGCGTGCACGTGCCGGATGAAATCGGGGCGGTAGGCCATGCGGGCTTCGTACTCGACCCGCTCGCCGGCCAGCGCCCGCTCGATGTTGGGTCGTACCTGCTCGTAGGCCGCCGCGCCCGCCACCTCGCGCGGGTGCCGGCCCACCACCTCGGCCGGGGTGAGGCCAAACCAGCCGTGGTAGGCCTGGTTGGCGAAGCGGTAGGTCTGGTGGCGGTCGATGTAGCTGATGAGCACGGGCAGCGCGTCGGTGAGCAGCTGCAGCTGGCGGGCGCTGGCCTCGCTGGCCTGGCGGGCCTGCACCTGCTCGGTCACTTCGAAGGCGAACACCAGCACGCCGTCGACGCGGCCGTGCTCGTCGCGCCGGGCCTGCTGGATGTAGTTGAAGTACCGGTCTTCGAGCACCCCATCCTCGGGCCGGGCCACGGGCACGAGGATGCCCAGCTCTTCGTTGGTTTCGCCCGTGTCGAGCACGCGGCGGATGGTGCGGTAGGCCTGGTGCGGGGCCAGCTCGGGCAGGGCCGCCAGCAGGGGTTTGCCGAGCAGGTCGCGGCCGCCGAACATGGCGTGAAACCCGGGGTTGACCAGCTCGAACACCAGCTCGGGCCCGGCCAGGATGCTGATGGCGGCCGGGGCCTGCATGAACAGGTCGTGAAGCCGCTGGCGCTGGGCTTCGCGTTCGCGGCGGGCGCGCACCTGCGCAGTCACGTCGTTGGCGAAGATGGAAACGCCGGCAATGCGGCCGTCTTCGCGGTAGGCCTGGTAGGTGAAGGTGAAGTACACGTCGCGGGCGGGCTGGCCGTCGGGCTGCTCGACGGGCAGCAGCATTTCCTGGCCGTGGTAGGTGTCGCCGGTGCGGTACACCCCGTCGAGCAAGGTCAGGAAGCCCGTGGCCACGGTTTCGGGCTGGGCCTCGGCCACGGGCCGGCCGGTGAGCTGGCGGTCGGGGAAGAGCTGCTGGAGGGCCGTGTTCACGTACTCGTAGCGGTGCTCGGGCCCGCGCAGGATGCCCACGGCGGCGGGGGTGTCGGCCAGAATCTGGTAAAAGGTTTCGCGCTGCCGGGCCTGGGCCTCGGCGGCGGCCAGCACTTGTTCCTGCAGGGCTTCGGCCTGCTGGCGGATGCGCACCCGCTCGGTGACGTTGACGGCAAAGCTCATCACACCTTCGATGTGCCCGGCGGCGTCGAACAGGGGTTGAAAGGTGAGGTCAAAGTACACATCGTGGAGCACGCCGTCGTTGCGCAGGTCGAGGCGGCTGAGGCGCTCGTGTACGTAGCGCGGCTGGCCGGTGCGGTACACCTCGTCGAAGGGCGCGTGCTGTTCCTCGGGCAGCTCGGGGAGGGCCTGGCGGCGGGGCAGGCCGAGCAGGGGGCGGTTCTGCAGCAGCTCGTAGGTGCTGGGGTGCACGAGCGTGAGCACGTGCTCGGGGCCGGTGAAGATGTTGATAAAGGCCGGGGCCTGGTTGAACAGGCGCAGCAGGCGGTTGCGCTGCTCCTCGGCTTCGGCGCGGGCGGCCTCGGCTTCCTGGGTGCGCGCGGCAACCCGGGTTTCCAGCTCCTGGTTGAGCAGCTCGAGCTGCTGGCGGGCCCGCACCTGCTCGGTCACGCCGTAGGAGAAGTCGAGCACGCCGTCGATGGCGCCCTGCGGGTTGCGCAGGGGGTGCAGGTAGAGGTTGAGGAACACCTGCTCGGGCTGGCCGTTGCCCTGGAAGTCGAACCAGCCTTCCATCTCGCGGGCGAAGTAGGGCTCACCGGTCTGGTACACCCGGTCGAAGAGGGCCACCACCCCGAGCCCGATGGCCTCCGGCATGCCTTCGCGAAACGGCCGGCCGGCGAAGGAGCGGCCCGGGAACAGGCCCTGGTAGGGCGGGTTGACGAACTGGTAATGGTGGTCGGGGCCGTGGTAGACGGCTACGTAAGCCGGCAGCTGCATGAGCACCTCGTGGAAGCGCTGGCGCTGGGCCTCGGCCTCGGCGCGGGCCGCCTGTTCGGCGGCCTGGCTCTCGTGCAGCTGCTGCTCGGCGCGGCGGCTGGCGGTGACGTCCTGGACGGACTGAAGGATGAATTGCACCTGCCCGGCGGCATCGAGCACGGGCGTGTGGCGCGGCAGCCAGTGGCGCTCCACGAACCGGCCGGGCCGCGCGGGGTCGGGCACGTCGTAGTGCTGCGGGGCCATCTCGTGCGGCTGGCAGGTGGCCAGCACCTGCAGCAGTGAGGCGCGCACGTTGGCCACGCCGTTGGCCTCGGGCGTGTTGGGGTTGTCGGGAAAGGCGTCGAAGAGGTACTGCCCGACGAGGGTGGCCCGCTCGGTGAGGGTGGCGACCAGGTAGTCGTCGCTGGCGCCTACAATTATCCATTGCGGGGACAGCAGCAGGGTGGCGCCGGGCTGGGCGTTGAAGACGGGCAGCAGGTCGAGCGGGGCCGGGGACATGGGCAAACAGAAACAGGGCCGGCCGAACGGGTGACGGGCAACGTAGGTGCTAGTTAATACGGCGGGGCCGCAAATAGGTATGACGGGGCCGGGTTCACGCTGCTTTTACTGCGGGTGGGCAAACCAAGCGGCGGCTCGGCGAGGCAGTATTTCATTTTTGGGGATGCCTTGTTCAGCCGTTTCGACGGGCCGGCTGTTACAGGGCGGTACTTACTTTTTCACGCGGTTTAATTCTTCTTTTTATGGATTTGCATTTTGTTCGCCGCGGCACCGGCCGCCCCCTGTTATTGGTTCACGGCATCGGCGGAAGCTGGCGGTCCTGGAATACCATCATCGACGCGCTGGCCGCTGAGCGCGACGTCATTGCCGTCGATTTGCCCGGCCACGGCGAAACCCCCCAGCTGGAAGGCGAAAACTCTATCGCCACCTTGGCCGACGCGGTGACGGGCTTTCTCACCCAACACGACCTGCTCGGCATTGATGCCGTGGGCAGCTCCATGGGCGCCCGCCTGGTACTGGAGCTGGCCCGGCGCGGCGGCGTACTCGGTGCGGTGGTGTCGCTGGACCCGGGCGGGTTCTGGCAGGGCTGGCAGATTCCGTTCTTCTACCATTCGGTGGACGTGTCGGTCAAGCTGGTGAAGGCCCTGCAGCCGGTGATGCCCGCCCTGGCCGGCTCGGCGGTGGGCCGCACGGTGCTCTTGCCCCAGTTTTCAGCCCGCCCCTGGGCCGTGGATGCGCAGCAGGCCATCGACGAGATGTACACCTTCGCCCACTCGCCCGCTTTCGACGAGTTGCTCGACCAGCTGGCGCACGGCGAAGTGCAAAAGCCCGCACCCCAGGGCAGCATTCCCGGGCCCCTGATCATTGGCTGGGGCCGGCAGGACCGGGTGTGTTTGCCGAGCCAGTCGAAACTGGCGCTGGAGAAATTCCCTGATGCGCGCCTGTATTGGTTTGAGCACTGCGGCCACTTCCCGCAGTGGGACCAGCCCGCCGAAGCCACGCGCCTGATTCTGGCCGTGACCAGCCGCCAGCCCTTCACCGACGAATCCATTGCTTTGTCAAAATCAGAAGAGGCCGCCCCGGCTTTGCCTAAGGCGGCCGTGGTAGGAGCCGCGCTGGCGCTGCTAGCCGGCGGCATCTGGCTGCTCTCGTCGCGGCGGAAACGGGGGCGGTAGCAGGGGGCGCACGAGAATAGGAACAGAAAACCCCGCTAAGAAATCGGGTACTGCTAATTACCTGGGTGCCGACGTCTTTCAGGGTGAGGACCATCGTGAGGACGCTGGTGCGGTCGGCGACTTGCTCCCAGGGCACGGGCTGGGAGCAAGCGCGGGCCATCAACCGTTACCACCTGCCGGACGAGGGCTTCTGACCGGTTAACCTGGACCACCTCACAGCAACCTAGCCGATAAGGGATTCGTTAGCCGAATAACTTTTGTTTTCACGCTTCACTCCAACCCGCTATGGTTTCTTTTACGCGTTGGCGGCTGCCCACCCTGGGCCTGTCCGCACTTACCGTATTGACGCTGGCTATGTGCCAGAGCAATTCCACCAAGACCACGGAGGGCACCGCGCAGACGCCCGCCGATTCGACGGGGACGGCGCCTGCGGTAGCGGGTTCAACCGGCAATGCCGAAGCAGGCCGGGACGTGTTTCGCAACGAAACTTTCGGCACCGAGGGCTTCTGGACCAACGCCGTGCGCATGCCCCAAGGCATGAAAGCGGCCAAGCTCACGGTGATGGACGCGCTGAAAGCCGGCGTCAGCTTCGACGTGGACGCCATGCCCGCCGATGTGAAAGCCGCCTTCGCCAGCGAGCTGAAAACCGACCATTCGCCGGCCAAAGCCCCGAAGCTCAACGACCCGGCCACGATGGACGCGCTGGTGAAAGCCAACGCCGTCATCGGCATGGTACCGAAGGGGGCCCTGGTGGGCGTGAGCTGCGCCCTGTGCCACGCCGTGACCGACAAGTCGATGTTTGACCTGGGCGGCAAGGGCAGCATCGGCAAGCGGATTGACGGGCCCACCCCTCACCAGCTCAATGTGGGCAAGCTGCTGGCCACCGCCGCCAACTCGCGGGCCCTGTTCACCACGCTGCAGCTGCGGCAGCCGGACGGCAGCACCATTGGCCGGGCCCCGAAGGGCCTCACCGCCACCTCCACCGAGGCAGAGGTCGACGCTTACCTGAGCAACCCCAAATTCTACCCCATCGGGACCTTTGACGACTCGCCCGATGGCAACGGCAACCCCGTGCACATCGCGCCCTTCTTCCGCCAGGATTTGGCCGCTCCCTTTGGCAGTTCGGGGCAAAACGACAAGCTGGACGATTTCAACAACACGGTCTATACGGCCCTGTTCGACCAAAGCAACCTGCTCTCGCCCGGCGGCAAGCAATTTATCCACGTGCTGGGCGGGGCCGGCGGGGACGCCATGCTGGCCGATTACGCGAAGGTGCTGGCGGCTACCGGGGTCACGGGCTTTCCCTATGTGACCGCCTCCACGGCCGGCAAGCCCGGCGATGCGCCCACGCCCACCGGCAAGCGCGTCGACGAGCAGAAGCTGCGCGATTTGAACGCCTACGTGTCGGCCCTGGCGGCCCCGAAAGGGGTGGTAACGGATGCCGCGCTCGTGAGCCAGGGCCGGGCGTTGTTTGCCTCGAATAACTGCACCAATTGCCATAACACGGACCAGAGCAAGCCGGTCATGACCAAACTGATTCCGATGAATCAGATTTACCCGGACTACAAGCCCAAGGTCCTGGCCCAGCGCCAAGCGCCGCTGAGCCCCATTCAGAATGCGCCCGGCACGTTCGACGACAAGATGATTGTGGTGGACGCCAGCCCCGGCGGCGGCATTCGCGGCAACGCCCTGCCGCTGTTACTCGACCTGGCCCGCAAGCCCGTGTTCCTGCACGACAATTCCGTGCCCAGCCTGGAGGCGCTCCTCAATCCCAACCGCGGCAAAGGCGCTCCCCACCCGTTTTACGCGGTCAGCGCCCAGGAGCGGACGGCGCTGGTCGCGTACCTGAAAAGTTTGGACACGGGGCCTGACAAAGGCGTGGCCATGCGCCGGTAGCTCAACCGCGAGTTACCCACCAGTAACGAAGCCGGACTGCCTAGTAGGCGGTCCGGCTTTTTTTATGCCTCGTTAGACAAGACTGGTCTGACCGGCGCGCACGCCCGTGCCAGTGACGAAGTCAATGAGGCCGCGGTTGAGCTTGTCCTTCTCGGTGATGAACAGGTCCTGCCGGCGGGCTAATAAAGCGCTACCGTAGTTCCGCTATCTTCCGCCTGGAATTAGGCTGGTTCGTATCTTTCGGTCAGACCCTTTCCGCCCGGACAGTCCCAAGACACCGATTCGCTACGCCCCTTCCCTCCCATGAATGCTACTCCGGTACTGCCCACGGCAGCCGACGAAGCGGCGCTGGTGCAGCGCCTGCTGGCCCGCGACGAGCAGGCCCTGCGGCTGGTGCAGGAACGGTACGCGCGTAGCTTGCAGCTGGCGATTCAGCGACTGGTGCGCGATGAGGTGCTGGCGCAGGACGTGCTGCAGGAGGGGCTGCTGAAAATCTGGCTGAGCATTGCCAGCTACGACCCCGAGCGCGGACGTTTCTTTACCTGGATGGTGCGGGTGTGCTGCAACCACGCCATTGACGTGCTGCGGAGTCCGCGGCAGCGGTTCCATCAGGGCAATAAGTCGCTGGAGGTGAGTGCCGCGCAACAGGCCAGCTCCCCGGCCAGCTTCAACCCGGAACACATTGGGGTGCGGGAATTGACGCTGGAGCTGAAGCCCAAGCAGCGCGAGGTGGTGGAACTGCTTTGCTTCGGGGGGTGCACGCAGGTGGAAGCGGCCGAGCAGCTGGGCGTTCCGCTGGCCACGGTGAAAACGCGGGCCCGGGCGGCGCTGGTTGCACTGGCGCGGGTGGCGCGGGTGATATGAGGAGGGCTTTGGGGAGTTACAAGAAGCGTCTCTCCTACTGTGATTGTCATGCTGACCAAGGAAGCAACTTATCGCCGCTGAACGACTCGTTCTGGCCTGAGAAGGGGCTTCCTTGGTCAGCATGACAGACGATTGTAATTACTACCCCACGCGAGATGCTTGCCTGCGGCGCCCTTCGGTTCGGCTGCACACTGCATGACGTTCTTTTTTGCGCTTTGCACGACGCGTTCTGAAACTGCTGCAAATTGTGGCAGCGGTTACCAATCCGTCGCAACGAAAGCTACCTTCGCGGCTCTACCTACTGCCTGGCCTTTTATAGGAGGCCGGGCTACTCCGCAAGGATTTAACGCGCACCGTGCTCTACACTGACTTTGAAACCCGCTGGCTGAAATCCGGCGGCGCGGAGCGGGCCAACTATGGCCTGTTTCTGCAAGACTTCTGCGACTTGCTGGGCGTGCCGCGCCCGGACCCGACCACCGACAACCCCGCGCAGGACGCCTACGTGCTGGAGCGGGCCGTGACGTTTGACGACGGGGGCGGCAAGCAGACCACGGGGCGCATCGACCTGTACAAGCGGGGGTGCTTTGTGCTGGAAACCAAGCAGGGCACCACCTCGCCGGATGAGCAGGCGGCGGCCGAGAAAGCGCAGCTGGGCCTGCCGGCGGAGAAGCGACGCAAGGGCCACGCGGTGCGCGGCACGGCCAAGTGGGAGCAGATGATGCGGGCCGCGCAAGAGCAGGCGCTGCGCTACGTGCGGGCCCTGCCAGCAAGTGAGCCGCGGCCGCCGTTTGTGGTGGTGGTGGACGTGGGGCACTGCTTTGACGTGTACTCGAACTTTGCCGGGGTGGGCGACAGCTACGTGCCGTTTCCGGACTCGGGCACCTACCGCTTTTACCTGCCGGTGCTGGCCAAGCCGGAGCTGCGGGCGCAGCTGCAGCAGCTCTTTACCGACCCGCAAAGCCTGGACCCGGGCCGCCGGGCGGCGCAGGTAACGCGCCAGCTCGCGGGGCACCTGGCGGGGCTGAGCAGCCAGCTGGAAAAGGCGGGGCATGCGTCGGAGGTGGTGGCGCAGTTCCTGATGCGCTGCCTGTTCACGATGTTTGCCGAGGACGTGGAGCTGATACCGAAGGAGTCGTTTTCGGGGCTGCTGACGGCGTATGCCGGCACGGAAGAAGCACGGGGCTACCTGCCCGAGGCGCTGCAAGGCCTGTGGGCGGTGATGGACAAGGGCGGGTTTTCGCCGGAGCTGCGCACGCGACTGCGGCGCTTCAACGGGCAGCTGTTTCACGGGGCCACGGCGCTGCCGCTGAACGCCGACCAGATTACGCTGCTGCAGCGGGCGGCCGCGGCCAACTGGACGGAAGTGGAGCCGGCCATCTTCGGCACCTTGCTGGAACGGGCGCTGGACCCCACCGAGCGGCACAGCCTGGGGGCGCACTACACGCCCCGGCGCTACGTGGAGCGGCTGGTGCTGCCCACGGTAATTGAGCCGCTGCGGCGGGAGTGGGCGGCCGCGCAGGCGGCCAGCGCCACCCGCCTGGACGAAGGCAAGGGCAAGAAGGCGGTGACCGATGCCCGCGAGGAACTGCTGAAGTTTCTGCGGCGGCTGACGGCAGTGAAGGTGCTGGACCCGGCCTGCGGCTCGGGCAACTTCCTGTACGTGACGCTGGAGCACCTAAAGCGCCTGGAAGGCGAAGTGCTGACCAGCCTGGCGAAGCTGGGCGGCTCGGGGCGGCTGGAGCTGGGCGACGGCACCACGGTGAGCCCGCGGCAACTGCTGGGACTGGAGCTGAACCCGCGGGCGGCGGCCATTGCCGACGTGGTGCTGCGCATCGGCTACTTGCAGTGGCACCTGCGCACCCATGGCCTGACGGAGCTGCGCGAGCCGCTGCTGGATGACTACCAGAACATCCGGCAGCAGGACGCGGTACTGGGGCACAACGAGGACTACAGCCAGACGTGGCCGGCGGAGTGGCCAGCGGCGGATTTTATTGTGGGCAACCCGCCGTTTGTGGGGGATAAGGCCATGCGGCGGGCCTTGGGCGATGGGTACGTGGACGCGCTGCGCAAAACCTACAAAGGCAAAGTAGATGAGTCGGCTGACCTGGTCATGTACTGGTGGGAGCGGGCTGCCGAAATAACGCGGCAAGGCCATGCGGAAGCATTTGGCTTTATCACCACCAACTCCATCACGCAGACATTCAACCGGCGTCTTATTCAGCGGCATTTGGCGGCCGAACCGCCCCTGTCGCTCACCTTCGCGATACCCGACCATCCCTGGGTTGACAGTACCGACGGAGCGGCCGTGCGCATTGCGATGGGCGTGGGGCGTGCTGGCACATACTCGGGAAAGGTGGCGACGGTGGTG
This region of Hymenobacter sedentarius genomic DNA includes:
- a CDS encoding GAF domain-containing protein; protein product: MSATPASLLPDDEPERLRSLRAHHVLPTLIEPVFDEFVALTAQVFSLPISLISVVEEDEVLYPVNYGMPGNARQPRVEALCATAIEKARAVVYHDLALETSASVPLEALHAAEGNELRFYAGALLRLPDQRPLGTLCIIDRRPRTFTADEQRVLDLLAALVSQAIALRLACLAQPLDGAAQWENTRAQLQEELRELTALVRYLFTRHGVQIPVPADLLTQVERRLSDLQRLLSEHQC
- a CDS encoding PAS domain-containing sensor histidine kinase → MLEPTHLPHVLRRLPAGVATLLGPELRVGFANGALETLLGAPVAPNQPLLAQPGPVPPDLVEVMQQVYRSGRPFVARAYGLPSSTADAGTVLRYYDLTLEPVSEDDQTASGLLLFAVDVTEQEQARQRAHELAIETRRLDTRLRVLTETVPQITFTVDAAGHFEYVSPQWYYFTGQPVTADLNAIWPLLIHPDDRLRVLYQSETARTAGTGWSYEYRLRRHDGQYRWVLSRGLPELHAPGQPVFWHGALTEIHDQRELTEALRRGEAELRFLADSIPELIWTATAQGLIDYYNQHTADYTGLSAEELGPTGWVALIHPDEQVGAARGWVHSVATGQPYEGLYRLRRHDGRYRWHLLRARQRADERGPRWFGACTDMDDQHRLRDALQTQYDELARTNRDLDTFVYTASHDLKQPLLNLRGLFDELRRTASFADPDEAPILTMVEDALGQLDDTLQELAATVQEQRGLSAPAEPLDLRTVAEEVLLGLRTQVQESGATFELDFAAAPELTYGRANLRSILHNLLSNALKFAHPDRPPHILVRSTLPAPGRPTLVVQDNGLGMVLPDRAGPLFQPFERQHPAIAGAGVGMYLVQRVVASRGGHLEVASTVGEGTTFTIHWFDT
- a CDS encoding BLUF domain-containing protein; this encodes MIHLVYLSRAVHPLSDADLQHLLDQCHRNNARLGITGILFYSHGHIAQLIEGEAEVVEALYARIAQDGRHSDVHKLVHKPIAARSFPAWSMAFHPLQPASFDQLAGFLEPTRVPALPPTLAIADALLLDLVRVAVFGPDALPAEVETLHA
- a CDS encoding response regulator translates to MSPTPIRCTLLVDDDPATNYLNRKLLQRLAVTGQVREALNGQEALHVLATSCTDPVAPACPDLIFLDVNMPVLNGFDFLAAYQQLPLARQQAIVIIMLTTSLHPADVARADALPVAGFLTKPLTAEKIAQVVQEHFGRANQER
- a CDS encoding PAS domain-containing protein, translating into MSPAPLDLLPVFNAQPGATLLLSPQWIIVGASDDYLVATLTERATLVGQYLFDAFPDNPNTPEANGVANVRASLLQVLATCQPHEMAPQHYDVPDPARPGRFVERHWLPRHTPVLDAAGQVQFILQSVQDVTASRRAEQQLHESQAAEQAARAEAEAQRQRFHEVLMQLPAYVAVYHGPDHHYQFVNPPYQGLFPGRSFAGRPFREGMPEAIGLGVVALFDRVYQTGEPYFAREMEGWFDFQGNGQPEQVFLNLYLHPLRNPQGAIDGVLDFSYGVTEQVRARQQLELLNQELETRVAARTQEAEAARAEAEEQRNRLLRLFNQAPAFINIFTGPEHVLTLVHPSTYELLQNRPLLGLPRRQALPELPEEQHAPFDEVYRTGQPRYVHERLSRLDLRNDGVLHDVYFDLTFQPLFDAAGHIEGVMSFAVNVTERVRIRQQAEALQEQVLAAAEAQARQRETFYQILADTPAAVGILRGPEHRYEYVNTALQQLFPDRQLTGRPVAEAQPETVATGFLTLLDGVYRTGDTYHGQEMLLPVEQPDGQPARDVYFTFTYQAYREDGRIAGVSIFANDVTAQVRARREREAQRQRLHDLFMQAPAAISILAGPELVFELVNPGFHAMFGGRDLLGKPLLAALPELAPHQAYRTIRRVLDTGETNEELGILVPVARPEDGVLEDRYFNYIQQARRDEHGRVDGVLVFAFEVTEQVQARQASEASARQLQLLTDALPVLISYIDRHQTYRFANQAYHGWFGLTPAEVVGRHPREVAGAAAYEQVRPNIERALAGERVEYEARMAYRPDFIRHVHAIFIPDGPAGAVAGFYTLVSDITEQVEARQAVERSARQAQAAAQELAAANQQLTRTNVDLDNFIYTASHDLKAPITNIEGLLDTLRHELPEPAPTGEVAHILNLMQGAVDRFKRTIDHLTEVSKLQKEHDPPTAQVALAPVLDDVRLDLAPLLRQTGGQLQVDVQHCPPLRFSEKNLRSVVFNLLSNALKYRHPERAPLVQVRTRLEEAFVVLEVEDNGLGLDLAREEQVFAMFQRLHTHVEGSGLGLYMVKRMVENAGGQITVHSRVGEGTAFAVWFPR